In Deltaproteobacteria bacterium, one DNA window encodes the following:
- the fumC gene encoding class II fumarate hydratase: MSIRVEKDTMGEIEVAVDRYWGAQTQRSLHNFAIGTDKFPREVIKALGVVKKSCAQANQSLGKLDAKLAESMLKAADEVIEGKLDDHFPLSVWQTGSGTQSNMNSNEVISNRAIEMMGGEMGTKSPVHPNDHVNMSQSSNDTFPTVMHVAAVCQIHERLLPMVKKLRDTLDGKAKAFTDIVKIGRTHLQDATPLTLGQEFSGYVAQLDMATVAIEDSLKHLYQLAQGGTAVGTGLNTHPDFAETVAANIATATGYSFVTAPNKFAALAGHDAVVIASSATKVLAAVLMKVANDIRWLASGPRCGIGEIKIPENEPGSSIMPGKVNPTQAEALTMVCAQVMGNDMAVSVAGGSGNFELNVYKPVMIFNLLNSVRLLADSCESFEKNCAYGIEPVPESIQANLTNSLMLVTALNPVIGYDNAAKIAKKAYKDGTRLLDAALELELLTEQQFIDAVKPETMVGPKA; the protein is encoded by the coding sequence ATGAGTATACGAGTTGAAAAAGATACGATGGGCGAAATTGAAGTTGCTGTGGACCGTTACTGGGGAGCACAAACTCAGCGGTCTTTGCATAACTTTGCCATCGGAACCGATAAGTTCCCTAGAGAAGTCATTAAGGCTCTTGGCGTTGTGAAGAAGTCTTGTGCACAGGCGAACCAGAGCCTCGGTAAGCTGGATGCAAAGCTGGCTGAGTCGATGTTGAAGGCTGCTGACGAAGTGATTGAAGGCAAGCTGGATGACCACTTCCCATTGTCGGTTTGGCAAACAGGTAGCGGCACACAAAGCAACATGAATTCTAACGAAGTGATTTCAAACCGTGCCATCGAAATGATGGGCGGAGAGATGGGAACCAAGAGCCCAGTTCACCCGAATGACCATGTGAATATGTCTCAATCCTCGAACGATACATTTCCGACCGTGATGCATGTAGCCGCCGTTTGCCAGATTCACGAGCGTCTATTGCCTATGGTCAAGAAGCTTCGTGATACCCTCGACGGAAAAGCGAAGGCTTTCACAGACATCGTGAAAATAGGACGTACGCATCTTCAGGATGCAACGCCGCTGACTCTTGGACAGGAGTTTTCTGGTTATGTAGCACAGCTTGATATGGCTACAGTTGCCATTGAGGACTCTCTCAAGCATCTTTATCAGTTGGCTCAAGGTGGAACGGCCGTAGGAACAGGGCTCAACACGCATCCTGATTTCGCAGAGACGGTAGCAGCGAATATTGCTACCGCAACGGGTTATTCTTTTGTTACAGCGCCCAACAAGTTTGCGGCTCTTGCAGGTCACGATGCGGTGGTTATCGCAAGTTCAGCGACGAAGGTTCTAGCGGCAGTTCTCATGAAAGTGGCCAACGACATTCGCTGGTTAGCCAGTGGTCCTCGTTGCGGAATCGGTGAAATTAAGATTCCTGAGAATGAGCCGGGAAGCTCGATTATGCCGGGCAAGGTAAACCCCACTCAAGCTGAAGCACTGACCATGGTGTGTGCGCAGGTCATGGGCAACGATATGGCAGTGAGTGTGGCGGGGGGTTCTGGAAACTTTGAACTCAACGTTTACAAGCCGGTTATGATTTTCAATCTACTCAATTCTGTTCGCCTTTTGGCCGATAGCTGCGAGTCTTTCGAGAAGAACTGTGCATACGGTATCGAGCCTGTTCCAGAGAGTATTCAGGCAAACTTAACCAACTCCTTAATGTTGGTTACGGCTTTGAATCCCGTTATCGGTTATGACAATGCAGCCAAGATTGCGAAGAAAGCCTATAAAGATGGTACGCGTCTACTGGACGCAGCCCTTGAGCTTGAGCTTCTTACAGAGCAGCAGTTTATCGATGCCGTGAAGCCTGAGACCATGGTTGGACCCAAGGCTTAA